ACCACATGTTGTACATAcagatatgtgtacatgcatgcacacacaaaataaatctagattgggcagtggtggtacatgcctttaattccagcacacaggaaggacaggcaggcagaacctgtaagttcaagaccagtctgggtaagttcaaggctagccagggctacacaatgaagcCCTCCCTTTTTTGAAACACCATGCCCACCCAGTCCCCAAAAAAGAccctaaaaaattaaaataaatttagatgAAAAAGATCTATCAAGTTCTAAAGTCATGTGATGTATCAagtcatggtggtacatgtctataatcccagcattcaggctATTGAGGCAGGATTGCCTTGAGTTTAAGGCTACCTGAGACTATACAGTTGAGTGGAACAAGACCCtatccctgcccccaaccccaagagGTGGCCATCAAGATAATTCAGCAcctaaaggcacttgccacaaagCCTGATGACTGATAGTTGGGATCCACAGGACAGAAGAAAATTGACTCCCCCCAAAttctcctctggcctttgcacTAAGACACAGTATACACactcaaaaataagcaaacaggcaattttaaaaaatgaaagaataccCCACACAGTCCTAATTCTCTATTTTCAAGCAATACAAATGGACTTttccactaaaagaaaaaaattcctaatcataaaagaatatttaaaaggtaGTCTAATAGGTTCAGAAaggttaaaatatattataaatcagAAGAATGACTTCTTCCATCCTATTATAAAACTTACCTATCCATGTCATCATCTCCAGGTaataggggagggaggggcagaggaggcaATGTTGAAGTTTTCAGGTGTGGAATAGCAGCTGTTACAGATACTTGAGTCTTCATAGAAACCTGTACAAGGGGCTGAGAATTTGTCTGAGAGGATAAAGTAGATGTCCTTGGGTGAGGAGAAGAGGGTAAAGTTGAAGTATTTGAAACAGGAACTTGACTAAatggtggttggggaggaggcaAAGGTGGCTGCAGTGGAACAGCTGGTAGTGGAGGCAAAGGTGGCAAAGGGGGTGTCTGAGGTGGAGGGGTAGTAGATGGTAAAGGGGGTGGAGAAGTTATTGTGGGGAGAGGTGGAAGGGCCTCCTTTTCtgatgtctctgtctcctttgaaGTAACAATCACCTCCTTCAGTGCTACAGGTTTGGCGTCCTTTGTTCCCTGTGCTTTCAAATCCTTAACAGGATGCTTCTGCAAGTTCTCATCCAACTTTACTTTCCCTGTATCTAAACAATTTTTTACCTCTGTGTTTGAATGTGCTACATTTACCAGTTCAGTATCTGGGGTAGATTTTTCTGACTTTATACCTCTGGGTAACTTTTTAGACTCTAACCCTGACTCCTTCACctcaaatttctcttttttaggCAAAATTATAGGTGAACCCTTAGATTCTTTTCCATccatttttgctgctgctgcagcagctgctctttccttcttttttctactgagttcagctcccaggcTGGAATTCAATGGAAGCCTGACAGGTGAGATGCTGGAATGACGACTGCGTGACCCGGATCGCTTCTTTTTACTATGTGAAGATGAGTGTCTTGAATATGCAGGACTTCTACTTCTGGACTTCATGGATTTCCtactggaaaaagaagaaaggcagttTAAAATACACAATACACAGAGTTATAAAGAGAACAATAGGCTAGCAAAAGGATCTAGAACTATAAATTTAATCCCATTCTGAGTTATTAATTCTAAAAGTAgattaaatcccagcacttgaaaggcagggTCATAAGAATCTCTAATTCAAAGACAACTTGGTCTACtgtctcaaatttaaaaataaatgtgaggaAGGAATGAGGTCTGGAGGGgctggctcaatgattaagaacaGTGGCTATTCTCCCAGAGGACTGAGGTTCTAAACCCGAACCTCGCATGGCGGCTAATTAACTGTTACTCTAGTTCCAGGTATATCCAACCTGGTCTGCAGGCCTCCCCAGGCACTGTAAGTAGATGGTATATAGAAAAACAGGCAAatcacccatacatataaaatgaaaataaataagtaaatacagtcaggcctttaaccccagccctagggaggcagaggcagatggatctcttgatttcaaggccagcctagtctacagtgagttctaggacagctggagctatacagtgagaccttgtctcagaaaaaaacataACCACCCCTCtctaaaaaaaggagaaaggggggcTGGAAAATtggctcagtacttaagagtgctggctgctcttccaaaggagccaggttcaattcctagtacacACGTTTGTGCCCTGTacattaactccagttccaggtaatccaacacccatatacaaacataaatacaggaaaaacaccaatacacataaaatagatattaggaaaaaaaaggggAGGTCCAAAgttggaaaaagagaagaaggttcagtggttaaaagcactttccaggggttgggggatttagcttagtggtagagcgcttgcctagcaaacacaaggccttgggttcggtccccagctccgaaaaaaagaaagagaaaaaaaaaaaaaaaaaagcactttccAACCTACTTGGTGGCTCAAACCATCCAACATCACTTGTCtcctgagcaccaggcacacacatggtacaaatacatatatacatggtacaaatacatattcatacaGGTGaacaatcatacacatacaacTTCAGTATTGAAAAAAGTCAGCTTTGGCTATATGAGATCATGtccaaaaataaatcttacatgaatatatattagaACCTAGTAAAACTTGACTTGGCTAGGGTTTGATGGCTCCtgtttgtaatcctagcatttaggaaaCCAAAGCAAGAGAATTACTGAGACTGAGATGACAATGTGAGCCACATAGTGAGTGAGTTCCTGTCAATTTGGGGTATATTCAGACcttgttcaaaaacaaaacaaagaacaataacGACATAGGAAACTCAGAGGCTGGATAGATGCTTCAGTGGTTGACTGTTCCTATTCTAGCAGAGTACTCACATTGGGCACAgacacctataattccagatcTGGGAATCTGGAGCACCTGCCCGTCACAGGCATCTGCATTCATGTACATgaatgtacatatacatttaaaataataaatcttaacgcaaggccctgggttcagtccccagctccgaaaaaaagaaaaaaaataataaatctttaaaaataaagaaaaaaagaaaatggtaaattcATGCCTTTAGGACCGCTGTGAATTCTACAGATTTTGCTCTACAAAGGAAGTTCTAAGTCAGCCTAAGTTATATAGTAAGacctttgtaaaagaaaaaaaaaaataaaaaaataacagctgACATGGTAGCAGCATTACTGGTAATCACAGTAgtaaagagacagaggcagaaagaactgttgcacttaaaaagtaaataagtaaaaataagatgggtgatggtggtgtacacctttaatccggGCACTTGGCAGGCCAAACACTaaattctaggccaacctggtctatggaGAGAGCTCTAGGAACCTAGGGCTACACAAAGCCTGtcttgacaaaagaaaaaactaaaagtaaaaaaacaaagtaCCAAAAATTGCCCACTAATTattgagattttgtttattttgtttttgtttgtttctccagacaggatctctctatgtagtcttgactgtcctgatctctgtagaccaggctagcctctgtagaccaggctagcctttttAActtagagtgctgggatcaaaggcatttgCTATCATTGACTTATTTAAATAAAGATAGATGGCATATTTCCCCATATCAGAATGTAGCCATATTCACAATGCTTAATTTGAGAAAtttgttttgggttggggatttagctcagtgatagagcgcttgcctagcaagcgcaaggccctgggttcggtccccagttccaaaaaaaaaaagagaaatttgttttataaatatttgacaaatgaacattatcagggggctggagaggtggctcagtggttaagaatactgactgttcttctagaggtcctgagttcaattcccagcaaccacatggtggctcaaaaccatctctaataggatctgatgccctcttctggtgtgtctgaagcaatagtgtacttacatacataaaataaataaatctttaaaaaagggaagaaagaaaagaaagtatcagGAAGTTATATGCCTCAATAACATCTTACATTTTAGTCTAAGATGTATTATTTCATGTTCAAGAGTGCTTTGTGTTCATGTATTTATGGAAGTGCACCATGCCTGTGCCCAGTAtccagaggtcagaaaagggcattggaatCCCTGGGACTAgatttagagatggttgtgagccgctgtatggatgctgggaaatctTCCTCTAGAAGAAccaccagtgctcctaaccactgagccaacccttCAGCccaactcccccctccccccccagctggggaccgaacccagggccttgcgctttctaggcaagcgctctaccactgagctaaatccccaaccccccaacttcttcctttttaactGCAGTCCTACCTTACAGCTTCAGCTTATAATAAAGTTGTATCTATAGTAAACAAACGTCCAATATACAGAATTTAGAATTTAtaagaacagagaaaatatttttatattaaaataaaagtttaaaaacccTTAAGAGTTCTTGGTATCTTTTGTAATTCTGGGTACTGAGGACTGACCCTTCTATTTGCTAAGGAACAGACTACTACTGATCTATAACACCAGCCCTGACACTTCATAGTTTTACTTTTTAGTGTTCtgagacaagatttttttttttaagatttatttattatgtatacagcgttgcacctgcatgtacacgtgcaggccagaaaagggcaccagatctcattatagacggttgtgagccaccatgtggttgctgggaattgaacttgtgacctctggatgagcagacagtgctcttaacctctgagccatctctccagcgcccctGAGACAAGATCTTATTACAAAGACTAAGCTAGCTTAATATTCATGATCTTGTCTTAGTCTACTGAATGCTGATACTAAGGTCTTACTCAGTTCCTTTAACACAAAAATGATTTCCAATCAACACTGCATGTACAAATAAaggtgtttgtttagtttttaaagttgGATCTTACTAAGTAACTATGGCTGGCCTGAAGTTTGATATGCAGAcgaggttggcctcaaactatgCCTACTGACAGttaatgttcttaactgctaagccattttttttcctctcctacaAGTAAAATGGAAATCTAGACTATCTAGAATAATCTAGATTATTCTAAAGTCTCATTATCTTCTTAACTATAGCCCTGCTTAAACATCAGTATAAGGAAAACCAACAATCCAAACCACTAAAACTATGTCTAGAACTAGGCTTGATGGTCCATGCTTAtaactgcagcacttgggaagaaatAGGCAAATCTTCAATTtgaaccagcctggtctacatcgtaaatttcaagccagccagggcttgACAATgacaccatgtctcaaaaaaaataaaataaaataaagtgctaTTGGGCCTAGGTGTTGTAGCAAATATCTTTAATTCCACTTCTGGACAGAGGAGGTtaaatctctttgagttcaaggccagcctagtctacagaatgaagTATCAGGACAGGATAGCCAAAGTTACACATCTTGGGGGAGAAAAAAGTTCCAAGCTGGCCCCAGCTATTTgggagatcttgcctcaaaataaaatttgtcaggtggtggtggtgaatgcctaTAATCCaggcactagggaggcagaggcaggcacatctaaGTTTTTGAGGCAAACCttgtctagagtgagttccaggacagccagggatatatggcaatcctgtcttaaaaaaaaaacaaaaaacaaacaaacaaacagattagATAATTTTCTACTATTGTTGTGCGTGTGTGATCTGTAGAGATTAGAGGATAACTCTGAGAAGTCaaagtcagttctccccttccgtCTTACATGAGTTCTGAGGATCACACTCAGGTATTTAACCATCTTTCCATACCATTGCTTTGGTCTTTTTGGGGGTTTCAAGTAGCTCAGGATGACCTGGAAAATCAAAATCCACTTgccacagcttttttttttttttttttttttggttctttttttttgagctggggatcaaacccagggccttgcgcttcctaggcaagcgctctaccactgagctaaatccccaaccccgccacaGCTTTTCTTACACCAGGCTTATGCTCAGGTTCTACACTTTCAAGTCTTTACTACTTACTATTGagaattccaataaaaaaatatgcaatatatgcatacaaacaagTAATGCTCTCTACAAGCTAAAAAATATGTATCCAGCAGTATCTTTATATTTGAATCCCCACTACCATattgtctccatttcttcctaGGCTTCTATCTGCCATTACCACATTAATTTCAATTAAGGAACACAACTTTCTCAACTCACTTAAGAGAAGTTAATATCTGCTATTTTCTCTAAAAATCTAaaaggaatctttcttttctttctttttttttttttttttttttttggagctggggaccaacccagggccttgtgcttgctaggcaagtgctctaccactgagctaaatccccaaccccaaaaggaaTCTTTCAAAATAAAGGGTCTCACTTAAAATCCTGTTTTAGCCTTTTATATTTCTATACTCAACAGTAACGTTTTTTCAAATAGCCTTACTGTTGATactcttaagaaaacaaatattctgCCTTATTTGATAGCTagctcatgtctataatcccaacagTTAAGAGGGGCAGGATTACTAGAAATTTCAGACCAGTTTGAGGACAGGATAGGCTACATGGTAAATTTTAGGTTATCCTAGGTTACAGTGtgaaaccctattttaaaaacacaaaattctgAGAATGTTTTTTAGATTCTCTTTAAAACTATACAACATTATAAATGACATATTTATGACTTATGCATTCCGCTATGCATAAATCTTACCTCTCCAAATATACTGAATTCTAAGAAATGCTATACATGCTAAACGTTTACAAAAGTATATTGATTAGTACAACTTTGAGAAGAATCTAAACAAAAGATGGACTAATGGAGTAAACTGTCACAAGTATTAATTACAGAATTTAGGTGTTAGatacatgcatgtttatataaTTCAACCCATTAATGAGAAAACACTAAGAAAACTTAAGCACTGTAGTTAGGTAAATCTACTTTAGTTGTAAGTTTAAGCCAGTGAAATATACACTGACTTAATTTCTCTACCAGTGGTATCCACTTATAAACTGTACTGAGCCATACAAAGCACAGTaatgtttcattatttattaatcTTCACAACAGCCTTCAAGTAGGTagtttttattcctattttccACATGAAGAAACTCTGGTATGGATAAATTAAATCATTTGCCAAAGGTCACAAAGAAATATTAAGATTCCACTCAGATAATATACAGCTCCAATTTGTGGAGAGAGATGGGTTCACAAATGTGGCAAGAACACAATTTTTTCATTGATAATTTCGAATTAACACATCTTTCTTACAAAAATATCAAGTTGAAGGCATTACTAGcacatatttcaaagaaaaatttgaaaactaCTAGTGTTTCAACACTAAGTAAGTGGTCAACAGTGGTGCTGTAAACAAAAACTCAACCACTTTCTGCTAGACTCTATCAAAAAGAAAGTACTCTCCTTAGCTCAATTTTCACTAAACAGTTACAAGACAGAACTTTTCAGAAGTTAAAACAGTGATAACTACAGACTTGGGAACATGGCAGACAAAATTGGTTAGGATAACTTATGCttacagtaaaaattaaaatttgtaatttAATTCTTTTGTTGAGTTTCAGTAAAGTTTAAGCAATGGTTCCAATATAACTTACaattttttaagacaaaacaacaaatagCTAAACGAGTTCTGGAGACTATGAACTCTCTAGGCAGAAGCAAGTTCTCACAACTGAAAGTTCTCCATTATTGAAAAGTACCTACCTACCTTGCTTGAGTAGCTGGGAGGCACTTGGAATGTTTACTTCTCAACTGGGTGAGGGAAAAGCCAGACTTACCTAAATGACTAGTCAAAGATGAACACTGCAAGCTTTAACAAAATGTTAAAGACTAATTGTCAATTCCTCCCAACCCACCCTACCTTAGGAAGAACAGACAACAGCTCACCTGGAGATTGGACTCCGACTCAGAGACCTCTTGCTCAAGAAAGGGCTGCTAGATCGCCTTCGGCCATAGGGGCTGGGTGATCTCCCGCTGTAAGAACCGCTCCTTTCATAGCTGGATGACCGTCTCCTGCTATAGGGGCTCACTGACCTCTGTCGTCGGCTGTAGGGACTGGGTGACCGAGTGCTGGACTGGTAAGCAGAAGGCTCTTTATAAGGTGGGCTGATTGACTGCCTTCTTGAGGTACTTCCAGGACTCTTCTTGTAGGAGTCATAATTGCTAGAAGTATGAGACCTTGGGGGGCTAAGATCGTAATCTTGGCCATAAGAAGCTCCAGAAGGGCTGTCATCTTGCTTGGAACTGTCAGACCATTTCCTATGGGGACTCCTAGATCTCCGTTTGGGGCTATCCACCGTTTTGTAACTTTTGGGTGTTTCCCTTTTCCGATGACTTTTACTACGGTCCTTGTGTCCAGACTTTAACTCTCGTTCTTTCCGGGTCTTCTCTTTGTGCATTTTGGACGACCTGGATTCCTTGCTGCTGCTTTTGGATAATTGTGCCTTCCCATAATCATCGTTCCCCTCCACTGAACGTTTCGAACTACCTGATAACCGGTCCTTCATCGATCCAGATTTGGAGACTTcctggtttttttccttttcggTCTGTTTAGTTTTTAGCAAGTCTCGGGACCGCCGGTGCTGGTGGTGACGATGTCTGTGCAGGCGGTCACTCCGATCCGTTCCACGACGTTCATCGTTCTCCCTCCTGTCTGATTTGAAGGCCATGTCATCTGAGAAGGTGTCTGAATCAGAGCTGATGTCATCATACTCCACCAATGGTTTGATTATTGTACCCAAAGATGCCGCTTCGGGGGTTACCAACCCCATGTCTTTGGAGTGCTTGGACTTATGCCGCTTGTGCTTCGACACCAAGCGGTGACGCTCCCTGCTGTTGGAGCTGCCGCCTCCCGATGACGGCTGCGAAGTTCCAGAAGCTCCTCCACTCCCGTCCTTCTTGCCCCCATGTCTCTCTGAATTGGGCATTCCCTTTCCCCGGTCCTGAAGAAGGGGAAAAAGTTCCCCAGCACTCCAAAaagccccaccctccccccagccccaacTCCACGCCCACCGAAGAGCCcctaaaagggggtggggagggaagggaccgTAGGccaggctcctcctccctctcgCCTCCTCAGCACCCTCCTACATGAGGTGGGgggtgaaggagagagggaagaaatgaagagttCCTCAGCACTGGAGAAGCGAAACACCGGGAGCTGCTCGAGTCTGCCCCTCACGGCCGCCCACCCTCGCCGAGCCAATCTTCAGGCCCGCGAGCCCGGGCGGTCAAGGAAGTAGGAAGCCGACCGCCCG
The genomic region above belongs to Rattus rattus isolate New Zealand chromosome 9, Rrattus_CSIRO_v1, whole genome shotgun sequence and contains:
- the Cdk12 gene encoding cyclin-dependent kinase 12 isoform X5, with the translated sequence MPNSERHGGKKDGSGGASGTSQPSSGGGSSNSRERHRLVSKHKRHKSKHSKDMGLVTPEAASLGTIIKPLVEYDDISSDSDTFSDDMAFKSDRRENDERRGTDRSDRLHRHRHHQHRRSRDLLKTKQTEKEKNQEVSKSGSMKDRLSGSSKRSVEGNDDYGKAQLSKSSSKESRSSKMHKEKTRKERELKSGHKDRSKSHRKRETPKSYKTVDSPKRRSRSPHRKWSDSSKQDDSPSGASYGQDYDLSPPRSHTSSNYDSYKKSPGSTSRRQSISPPYKEPSAYQSSTRSPSPYSRRQRSVSPYSRRRSSSYERSGSYSGRSPSPYGRRRSSSPFLSKRSLSRSPISSRKSMKSRSRSPAYSRHSSSHSKKKRSGSRSRHSSISPVRLPLNSSLGAELSRKKKERAAAAAAAKMDGKESKGSPIILPKKEKFEVKESGLESKKLPRGIKSEKSTPDTELVNVAHSNTEVKNCLDTGKVKLDENLQKHPVKDLKAQGTKDAKPVALKEVIVTSKETETSEKEALPPLPTITSPPPLPSTTPPPQTPPLPPLPPLPAVPLQPPLPPPQPPFSQVPVSNTSTLPSSPHPRTSTLSSQTNSQPLVQVSMKTQVSVTAAIPHLKTSTLPPLPLPPLLPGDDDMDSPKEMLPSKPAKKEKEQRTRHLLTDLPLPPELPGGDPSPPDSPEPKAITPPQQPYKKRPKICCPRYGERRQTESDWGKRCVDKFDIIGIIGEGTYGQVYKAKDKDTGELVALKKVRLDNEKEGFPITAIREIKILRQLVHQSVVNMKEIVTDKQDALDFKKDKGAFYLVFEYMDHDLMGLLESGLVHFSEDHIKSFMKQLMEGLDYCHKKNFLHRDIKCSNILLNNSGQIKLADFGLARLYNSEESRPYTNKVITLWYRPPELLLGEERYTPAIDVWSCGCILGELFTKKPIFQANLELAQLELISRLCGSPCPAVWPDVIKLPYFNTMKPKKQYRRRLREEFSFIPSAALDLLDHMLTLDPSKRCTAEQTLQSDFLKDVELSKMAPPDLPHWQDCHELWSKKRRRQRQSGIVIEEQPPSKASRKETTSGTAAEPVKNSSPAPPQPAPVKAEPGPGDAVGLGDITQQLNQSELAVLLNLLQSQTDLSIPQMAQLLNIHSNPEMQQQLEALNQSISALTEASSQQQDSESIAPEESLKEVPSVSVVLPPAEQTTPEASNTPADMQNMLAVLLSQLMKTQEPAGNLEENTSDKNSGPQGPRRTPTMPQEEAADSCSRDDL